From Limibacter armeniacum, one genomic window encodes:
- a CDS encoding sugar porter family MFS transporter — protein sequence MNNKTSNSGLTGSVLVFSLIAAIGGLLGGFHTAGISGAIGFLQAHFELNASMTGWVTSSMLIGCAVGAMGTGGFASKYGRKKLLFLTAVIFAVSSIGAAYPISLNMLVAARILGGLGVGMACVVCPMYISEISPAAKRGTMVTLFQLGMVIGILLAYSVNSYIAGLGDEAWNIAEGWRWMFASEAIPSVVFFMTLFLLPNSPTWLMEKGETEKAVNVLKKLREAYYNEDEVKEIAESLNAGTDVQKASIGDFFGKKYRFVALCGLALAIFSQVTGINAVLYYAPEIFKRTGEAGTDAALMQTVVVGVINFAFTIVSIWLIDKAGRRALLLVGSAGMTLSLGVVAYCFYAGQLGGMLIFISILSYIAFFAISLGPVTFVLISEIFPQRIRSIGMSVATLVLWVSVFIISQLFPILLNGVGEAITFGVFMVASFLAFVFVLKFIPETKGKSFKEIEQYWVKEGEQLVEAN from the coding sequence ATGAACAACAAAACATCTAACTCCGGATTGACTGGTTCTGTACTGGTTTTTTCCCTGATTGCTGCCATTGGTGGACTGCTGGGTGGTTTCCATACGGCGGGTATTTCTGGCGCTATCGGTTTCCTTCAGGCTCATTTTGAGCTGAATGCTTCCATGACAGGTTGGGTAACCTCTTCCATGCTGATCGGGTGTGCTGTCGGGGCGATGGGAACAGGTGGATTTGCCAGCAAGTATGGCAGAAAAAAACTCCTGTTTCTGACTGCGGTGATTTTTGCGGTTTCCTCTATCGGAGCAGCTTACCCTATCTCACTCAACATGCTGGTAGCTGCTCGTATTTTGGGTGGTTTAGGAGTTGGGATGGCGTGTGTGGTTTGCCCTATGTATATCTCGGAAATATCTCCAGCCGCTAAAAGGGGTACCATGGTAACCTTATTCCAATTAGGAATGGTGATCGGTATTCTCCTAGCTTATTCTGTCAACTCGTACATTGCAGGATTGGGCGATGAAGCATGGAACATAGCAGAAGGTTGGAGATGGATGTTTGCCTCAGAGGCAATCCCTTCTGTAGTATTTTTCATGACATTGTTTCTGTTACCGAATAGCCCAACCTGGTTGATGGAAAAAGGTGAAACCGAGAAGGCTGTAAATGTCCTGAAAAAGTTAAGGGAAGCATATTATAATGAAGATGAAGTAAAAGAGATTGCAGAAAGCTTGAATGCAGGAACAGATGTGCAGAAAGCTTCTATCGGTGACTTCTTCGGAAAGAAATACCGTTTTGTGGCGCTATGCGGATTGGCATTGGCAATTTTCTCTCAGGTGACGGGTATCAATGCGGTACTCTATTATGCACCTGAAATCTTTAAGAGAACAGGTGAGGCAGGAACAGATGCGGCACTGATGCAGACGGTAGTGGTGGGCGTGATTAACTTTGCCTTCACGATCGTATCTATCTGGCTGATCGACAAGGCAGGCCGCAGGGCATTGCTGCTGGTAGGTTCGGCAGGTATGACACTTTCACTGGGTGTCGTGGCTTATTGCTTCTATGCAGGACAACTTGGAGGCATGCTGATTTTTATCAGTATCCTGTCTTATATAGCATTCTTTGCCATCTCGTTGGGGCCGGTTACGTTCGTGCTGATCTCGGAGATTTTCCCGCAAAGAATCCGATCCATTGGTATGTCAGTAGCAACACTGGTGCTGTGGGTAAGCGTGTTTATCATCTCGCAGCTGTTCCCAATTCTACTGAACGGCGTAGGTGAGGCAATCACCTTCGGTGTGTTTATGGTGGCTTCATTCCTGGCATTTGTCTTTGTCCTGAAATTCATTCCAGAAACAAAAGGGAAATCATTCAAGGAGATAGAACAGTACTGGGTGAAAGAAGGCGAACAACTGGTTGAAGCGAACTAA